The following are from one region of the Mus caroli chromosome 13, CAROLI_EIJ_v1.1, whole genome shotgun sequence genome:
- the Gcm2 gene encoding chorion-specific transcription factor GCMb, which translates to MPADSTQDADAMLSYGMKLTWDINDPQMPQEPTHFDHFREWPDGYVRFIYSSQEKKAQRHLSGWAMRNTNNHNGHILKKSCLGVVVCARACALKDGSHLQLRPAICDKARLKQQKKACPNCHSPLELVPCRGHSGYPVTNFWRLDGNAIFFQAKGVHDHPRPESKSETEGRRSALKRQMASFYQPQKRRSGEPEARSTQDIRGHLNGTAALEPTELFDMTADTSFPMPGQPSPSFPNSDAHRVTCDLPTFQGDIILPFQKYPNPSVYFPGPPWGYELASSGVTGSSPYSTLYKDSSVVPDDPDWIHLNSLQYNVSSYGSYERTLDFTTRYHSWKPTHGKPGLEEKVDCEQCQAVPTSPYYNLELPCRYLPVPAAGTQALQTVITTTVAYQAYQHPALKHGDSMQEVSSLASCTYASENLPMPIYPPALDPQEGVIQAASPSGRASLKVPGDCQAPRHTLDFPQEADSSGTDGADVWDVCLSGVGSVMGYLDRTGQPFSFDNEGF; encoded by the exons GAACCAACCCACTTTGACCACTTCCGGGAGTGGCCCGATGGGTATGTGCGCTTCATCtacagcagccaggagaagaAGGCTCAGCGCCACCTGAGTGGCTGGGCCATGCGCAACACCAACAACCACAATGGCCACATCCTCAAGAAGTCCTGCCTGGGCGTGGTGGTGTGCGCACGCGCTTGCGCCCTGAAGGATGGCTCGCACCTGCAGCTGAGGCCAGCCATCTGTGACAAGGCCCGGCTGAAGCAACAAA AGAAAGCTTGCCCCAACTGTCATTCGCCTTTGGAGCTGGTTCCTTGCCGAGGGCACAGCGGATACCCTGTCACCAACTTCTGGAGACTTGATGGCAATGCAATTTTTTTTCAG GCCAAAGGAGTTCATGATCACCCCAGACCAGAGAGTAAGtcagagacagaaggcagaagaagtgCCCTCAAGAGACAGATGGCTTCTTTCTACCAACCCCAGAAAAGGAGATCAGGGGAGCCTGAG gcaagaaGCACTCAGGACATCAGGGGACATCTCAATGGCACGGctgccctggaacccacagaactATTTGATATGACTGCTGATACCAGCTTCCCTATGCCAGGGCAGCCCTCCCCTTCGTTCCCAAACTCTGATGCCCACAGAGTTACCTGTGACCTGCCCACCTTTCAAGGAGATATAATACTGCCCTTTCAGAAATATCCAAATCCAAGCGTTTATTTCCCCGGGCCACCTTGGGGCTATGAATTGgcaagttctggggttacaggttcgAGTCCATATTCCACCCTGTATAAAGATTCCTCCGTGGTCCCTGATGACCCAGATTGGATCCATCTAAACTCACTACAGTATAATGTCAGTTCCTATGGCAGCTATGAGAGAACCTTGGATTTCACAACTAGGTATCATAGCTGGAAACCAACACATGGGAAGCCCGGCCTTGAGGAGAAGGTTGACTGTGAGCAATGCCAGGCTGTACCCACATCACCTTATTACAACCTAGAGCTGCCCTGCAGGTACCTGCCAGTGCCAGCAGCGGGTACCCAGGCTCTGCAGACAGTAATCACCACCACAGTGGCTTACCAGGCTTACCAGCACCCCGCTCTGAAACACGGTGACAGCATGCAGGAGGTTAGCAGCCTTGCCAGCTGCACCTATGCCTCGGAAAACCTCCCAATGCCCATCTATCCACCAGCCTTAGACCCTCAAGAGGGAGTCATTCAGGCAGCCTCTCCTTCAGGGAGAGCCTCTCTGAAAGTCCCTGGAGACTGCCAGGCCCCCAGACACACTCTGGATTTTCCTCAAGAAGCAGATTCCTCCGGGACAGATGGAGCagatgtgtgggatgtgtgtcTGTCTGGAGTGGGCTCTGTGATGGGTTACTTAGATAGGACAGGGCAGCCCTTTAGCTTTGACAATGAGGGCTTTTAG